GAGCACACCCTGCTTGTTCGGCCCGTTTCCACATTGAGAGTGTGGCGGCCggcgtggagccgtggaggacAACAGGACAGCGTACGAGACATCGATTGGATGGATGATGGGCGCACAACGAACTGCTTTCGAGCTGTCGACAACGTCGTGACACCCTTCTGCAGATAAGCTCGCTCGATCGGGTAACTTTGCTTCGCAATCTAGCTACAAGAGGCTAAACAACAGAAGCAGGAAAGTCGTGTGAGGCTTCGTCGCCTTTTTGCTGTTTTGCACACCACCAGTTACACGGGATCATGATGAAGCAGTTGGGCTTCTTGGCATTGAAGATTAATCAATCAAAGGTGGTTTATCTAAGCCTCGTCACACACTCTGTCACTACTCTGTATGACTGTATGGCCGCCATCGATCTTGCCTACATTTTCCTCTGGAGCTAGCGGAGCCCAGGCCCCGGGGCTTGAAGCAATGTTCACCATGATTGCTTGCTTCCACATCGCCATATAATCAGCAGGAGCAGCCGTAGTTCCAGCTGTTACCTGCAATCCAAGCGCTCGTGGGACTCTTTTATCTGTGTACTTCACTCGTAGGAACTGGTGCACGCACACCTGGCGCTTTGCCAAGGTAAGGCCGCACGCACGTCTCCCAAGGTCTCAAGCCACCGCTGCGGACGCAGACTGCCTGCCCGCCGCACACAGGACGCGTCCGCTCGTGTAGGCACGCATGCATGGCTGTAGCGTGAGGCTGAGACGGCTGATCGATCGGCGGTGCGCTGCCAATCTCTGGTCACATCACATCTCGCATGCGAGCAAGAGTACAAGGCGCCCGTGTGCGTAGCGTACCAACAAGCTTTCTCGCTCGTAGGGCGGCGTGCCACGGACGGAGATTATTCGCCGCCGGAGCAAGAACGCCGCGCGCACCAGTGCACCATGCATGCGTGCGCACACAAGAACGCAATGGCAACTGGCAACTTCGCTGAGATTCCTGCCTGCAGTAGCGTTAAGCCAGCGAACACACAGCATCTCCCCCTGTATTTGTATTTGATTTGATTTATTCACGTATGATGGGAACACACGACGACGACAAACGAACCAAACCACACGGAAGCACGCATACACGATGAACTGACTGATGGATCACGGatggctagctagctagtaggcAGTAATTCGGTAGTACGTAGTATAGCTAGGTAGGAACAAGTAGTATAGTATCCTGCATGTCTCATGGCCGCATCATGTCTTGGGCTCTTGGCAAGCCGATGATGCGGGGGATGACACGGTGGATCAGGGGCACTTGTGCTTGCCGTTCTTGGTGGTCATGTTGGCGTAGCAGGGGCAGACGTTCTCGTTGCCGGCGGTGCCCGGGGGGACGCAGCCGCAGCGCTGGCAGCAGGTGTTGCACGCCCTCAGGCACATCTTGGGCCGCCCCGACTTGCTGCACCGGTACGAGCAGCTCGCGCCGCAGTCTGCGAACGTGCACGCAACCAACTCAAATGCAATTCCAACGACCGGGGGTCATACAAAGATACTGGCGACACACGAGGATTAAGAAACAGAGAACGAAGAACAATTATTCCATGGTTGGTGATGAGTGATATGTGTGCATGGTGAGCTTACCGATGGCGTGAGCCTGTCCATGGGGAGCGGTGGTCTGCAGAACGCAAAGAAAACAGACACAAAGTTTCATCAGCACCGACGCACGCATGATCGATCAGAGAACGAATTGAAGCGCTTTGGTTGATCACATCGTGTCTGCTCTCACCTCGACGAGGAGCAGGACGACGACTAGCGAGAGTGCGAAGAGCATCCTGGCCTTGCccatggcggcgcgcgcggggaagctttgcttgcttgctcgAGAGACGCACGCAGATGGTGCTAGTGACTCGTGTGCAGTGAGGGAGATGAGGAGAGCCTCTGGCCGGTGCGCGGGGGCCAATTTGTAGgccgggcggccgcggccgtgggGTGGGATGGAGAGGATTCCGGTCGACGCACACTGGAAGAGCACGGTGGGCAGCCGGCACACCTGCCACACGACACGACACGAGCCCGGCGTGCGCGCGCCGTTGGCATGGTTCCGTGCTGCTCGATCTCTCTCTCAAGTCTTCACCAACGTTATCCTAAACGCTAAACGGTAAACGGTCGGTCACCCTTGTTTAGCATTTAGGCCGTTTAACGGTGTTTAAACGGGATTAAATGACGTAAACAGTTTTGTATAATAACacaaaaatatacatatattatGTATATAAAAGTTAAATATGCTAGAAAGTCTACGTATTTACAAATGTAAAATGTAAGTATTCTAccaaataatttttttggaaTAAATCTAAATCCCACAACACTTCATATACTTACGATACTAATTAGTTTAGTGTTGATTGTGGTAGTTGTAATCCTTCTATTGACTAAATTATATTTAGCTCATCTAATCACGTTTAACTCGATTCTGCttagacggtttttaacggttTAAACGGGTTTAAACGGTCCAACCGTTTAATTCACCGTTTAGAACTCAAACGACACGGGAGGTCTCTATTTAACGTTTAAACGCTGTTTAAATGGACTAAACGGCCGTTTAGGCAAACAGTAGTCTCCACCAACGACGATACACACAATGACACAAAGCTTCTCGGCTTCTCGCAATGCAACCCCGCCTGGCGCCTGCCTGATGAGGCGTCTGCACTCGGTAAACCTGCCATTAGGAGCAAGCTTAATTATTGACGCCACGCTAGCTCGGCAGACGATAGTGGATCTGTGGATGCTTGATTCGGTAGTAACCACCAACGATGACTCGACAAATAGTACTACGTCCAGTTCGAGTGTGTCGTCGTTAACCAGATCGAGGCCAGACGATGGCGTGGTCGGTCGTGCTTGTCCTGCCTGCATAAGGAAACCGCCAACCGGACGACACCAACAGGCAACGCTTCAGCTGATCGCTCGTCAAACCACGAGTACAAGTGCCATTGCTTCCCACACTCCGTTTCTTTTAACTACAGGCTACCATTTTGCAAATTGGGAATTTTGGAGTGCCATGGATCGACCTACTAATTCCACGCGGTGTTTAACTTTGATAATTTATTTTTCGGAAATTAACACACAACTAATTATTTAATAATCTTcctagaaaaataaaagagaaacgGTAATTGTTTTTTAGAACAAATAATGAGCACAGACATTGATAAATTTGCCCGCACACACTTTATCTATCACATAACACAGAGAAAAAGCACCACCATCTAAAACATTCAGCTAGTTTTACTAAATTCACCGTAAAAAATATGTTTGACAGCGCATTCATTTAGTattatagatgttaatatatttaaAAAGATATAGTCAAAGTTGGAGAATATAACTTAGGATAAAATCAAAGTTATATTCAATGCGTTGTCGTTACCCAAATTGAGGTAGATATGGCATGGTCCCTCATGCTTTGACCACCAAGTGGACGACACTAAAAGGGGTTCTCACCTAATCAGTCATCAAACCACGACTACAAAAAGCTATTTCCTAGTTTTCTTTTGTCTACCATTTTGCAAAATGGCAAATTTTAAGTGCAATGGACCTACTAATTTCTTTGCGGCGTTCAAAGTTCAATATATAATGTTATCTGTGAACTTAGCACGCAACTAAATAATTGTGCGAACACTTTTAATCAAAAGAAATTGAAGCACGGTAGAAATGAGATTATACTAAATATACGGAGTAAATCATTTATGATCCTCGCAAAATAAAAGGAAGTATGGTCGTATTTTTAGATCAAATCGATGAGTCCACATATGAATAAATTTGTCCACACACTTTCTCTATTACACGATGCAACAAATTCGGTGAAGCTTCATGTCAATATGTGTAAGCTTGTAGCACTTAGTATTTTTACGCCCTCGTGGAGGTTGTCATAGGAGAAAAATGGGTCACTCTGAATAAAGATAGCAACATAATACCCGATTTGTAGGTTCAAGTTGTGTTTTTGTCAAGAACCATGCAATAGCTTAGGTTGTTCATGGAGGTGGTTGACTTGTTGTAAGTTGTAACCCTACCCTACCCACCAGAGATCAGGTCTGGTGTCTTGtgtgtttcagactttcagtaaTGCGGCTAGTGGTGATGTGCTCATCGACGTTTGATATGCCTACCCTATCTTTATCATTCTCAAAGGATaattttgtttaatttttatGCGATTTATTATTGTATTTTTCCTCTTTCATGCGTGGGCTGGGCCTAGACAATTCTGCAGGGTTAGGGCTAAATGGGTTTGCAGATTGGGCTCATTACGGCCCAAACACTTAACCGGGCCTAAATATTATATCAGCCATCTTTATTAGTCGGTCGTCATAGCCAtctttattatattatatataggcTTCGGTGTGATCAGCATCAATCAAATGAAAGATTTGCGCACCGACGCCAAATCTCAAACCTATAATATCCGGTCAAAAGTTTACCAATTCATGGCTTCAAATTTCATTGCATGTTTGATAGTTTGGATTTTTGGAATCAGGACTGTTTCTACTGTTCAATAGTTTTCAGCTCGGGCAGCTTTTGAATTATCTGCTTCAAAGATTGTGACGTCTCCGTTGCGGCTGGTGGAAAGAGATCGATTCCGGGCGGTGGCTCGCCGGTCTGGCCAGGTTGGCGACGGGGGAGAGACGAACGGCGGCAGGTGGAGCATCATATGCAGTCTTGCAGTGTGATTTCTGCCCTCTTTTCTTACAGACAATCAATCGCGAGCCTGACAGGGCGACATCCCTCGCCCGCCACGGATGGCCACTTGGTGTCCCACGTGGCGCGCGCAGGCGGCATCCTGCGAACACGTTCCCGAATCGGCAGTGACCGATTGCCATTTTTGCttgtcgcgccgccgccaccggccgccgacgTGGCTACTGATGCGTGGCTGCGTCGTGGATGCACACCAAAGCAAGTCgacggatggatggatgggcttTGTTGACCGCgcggttggttgtatcatttgattcatatatgaaataatttaaaataataatgacctttttgtttggttggatgaATCGTTGAATGAGGCTATCCCACATCACTCCCAACCTCTCTCGCGATCACGAACACGGCAAATGAAGTCAACTTGTTGGAAACAAAGAAGTGGACAGTAGCCACGTCACCGGC
This sequence is a window from Setaria italica strain Yugu1 chromosome III, Setaria_italica_v2.0, whole genome shotgun sequence. Protein-coding genes within it:
- the LOC101769174 gene encoding gibberellin-regulated protein 3, with amino-acid sequence MGKARMLFALSLVVVLLLVETTAPHGQAHAIDCGASCSYRCSKSGRPKMCLRACNTCCQRCGCVPPGTAGNENVCPCYANMTTKNGKHKCP